The region gcttatttttcattctattttattttttcataatttgtttcattcacaatcattttttattttattgcatgattcacctcaattaccttcagttatattctattacatggatgtaaaatataaatatatgtaaatagatatatataaatatatatacgtatattataattttcaatttacttttaaaaagaggaaaattaaaaaaaaaaatttttttctcataatttcaattttttaaaattatttcaaattatgagaaaaatcctgaatttttctaattatccgcttattttttattctatttcattttttcataatttctttcattcataattattttttattttattacatgatttacctcaataaccttcatttatattctattatatggatgtataacaTGATTAtatgtggataaatatatgtatatgcgtatatatatataaatatatatacttatattataatttttaatctacttttaaaaagagaaaaattgtaaaaaaaaaaattttttcacattatttcaattttttaaaattatgtataattattaggaaaatcctgaatatttctaattatccgctcattttttattccatttcattttttaaagatttttttcattcataattatttcttattccatcacatgatttaccttaattaccttcatttgtattctattatatggatgtgtaatataaatatgtgtgaataaatatatgtatatgtatatatatatataaatatatatacttatattataatttccaattcactttcaggaaaagaaaaattgaaaaaaaaaaaaattttcacattatttcgattttttgaaattatgtataattattaggaaaatcctaaatatttctgattatccgctcattttttattctattttattttttcataatttctttcatttgtaatcattttttattccgttacatgattcaccttaaCTACCTCcattgatattctattatatgaatgtataagataaatatatgtgaatgaatatatatatatgtatatatatatataaatatatatacttatattataattttcaatttactttttagaagagaaaaattgaaaaaaaaaaaattgtttcacattatttcgattttttgaaattatgtaaaattattagggaaatcctaaatatttctgattatccgctcattttttattataattcattttttcataatttctcttattcataatcattttttatttcatcacatgatttacctcaatgaccttcatttatattctattatattgatgtataatataaatatatataaatataaatacacatatatatgtataatatatatgtatatatatacataaatatgtatatgtatattataattctcaatttacatttaaaaagagggaaattggaaaaaaaaaatttttttccacaatatttcaattttttcaaattatggatagttattagaaaaatcctgaatatttttaattattcgcttatattttattttttttttttttttataactttttacATTCACGATCatatttcatattctattatattaatgtataatatgaatatatatatatatacgtatgtatattataattttgaatttactttcaaaaagaggaaaattaaaaaaaaaaatttttctcacattatttcaattttttgaaattatgtttaattattaggaaaatcctgaatattccTAATCAtttgctcattttttattctatttcatatttttataatttctttcactcataatcattttttattttattacatgattaaccttaattaccttcatttatattctattatgtggatgtataatataaatatatgtgaataaatatatgtatatacatatatatatgaatatatatactaatattataatttccgattcacttttaaaaagagggaaattgaagaaaaaaattttttcacattatttcaattttttaaaattatgtataactatcagaaaaatccaaaatattttttataaaccgctaatttttcattcaatttcatttttacataatttcttttattcataattattttttattttatgacatgattcaccttaattacctccattgatattctattatatggatgtataatatgaagaaatatatatatatatatatatgtatacatatatatatatatatatacaaaaatacgtatatatacatatatatatgaatatatatatatatatgaatatatatatatatatatataaatataaatatatatataaatatatatatgtatattataattttcaatttacttttaaaaagaggaaaattgaaaaaacaaatagttttctcacattattttaattttctaaatttatgtataattattaggaaaatcctaaatatttctaattatccgctgattttttattctatttcattacttcataatttctttcatttataatcattcttcattttattacattacttaccctaattaccttcatttacatTCCATTATACGGATGCatattataaatgtatgtcaaaaatatatgtatatatgtatatgaatatatatatgtatattataattttcaatttactttcaataagaggaaaattgaaaaaaaaaaaatttttctcacattatttcaattttttgaaattatgtataattattaggaaaatcccaaatatttctaatcatccgcttattttttattccatttcatttttttataatttcttccattcataatcatttttcattttattacatgatttacctcaattaccttcatttacattctattatatggatgtatgatataaatatatgtaaataaatatatgtatatacatatatatatatatatataaatatatatactaatattataatttcggatttacttttaaaaagaggaaaattgaaacaaaaaaaatttttctctcattatttcaatttcttaaaattatgtataattattaggaaaatcctaaatatttctaattatccgctcatttttcattctatttcatttttacataatttctttcattcataatcattttttatttcattacatgattcaccttaattaccttcatttatattctattatatggatgtaaaatatgaatatatgtaaataaatatatataaatatatatatatatacatatatatatataaatatatatacgtatataataattttcaatttacttttcaaaagaggaaaattaaaaaaaaaaattttttttctcataatttcaatttttcaaagttatgtaaaattattaggaaaatcctgaatatttctaattatccgcttattttttattccatttcattttttcataatttttttcatccataattatttcttattctatcacatgatttacctcaattaccttcatttgtattctattatatggatgtgtaatataaatatatgtgaataaatatatgtatatgtatatatatatatatatataaatttatatacttatattacaattttcaattttctttcaagaaaagaaaaattaaaaaaaaaaaatttttcacattatttcgattttttgaaattatgtataattattaggaaaatcctgaatatttctgattatccgcttattttttattctattccattttttcataatttcttccattcataatcattttttaatccgTTACAAGATTCACCTTAActacctccattcatattctattatatgaatgtataagataaatatatgtgaatgaatatatacatatgtatatatatatatataaatatatatgcttatattataattttcaatttacttttaagaagagaaaaattgaaaaaaaaaaattttttcacattatttcgattttttgaaattatgtaaaattattaggaaaatcctaaatatttctgattatccgctcattttttattatatttcattttttcataatttctttcatttataatcattttttatttcattacatgatttaccttaactacctccatttatattctattatatggatgtataatataaatatatgtgaatgaatatatatatatatatatatatatatatatatatatatatatatatatatatatatatatatataatatatatatggaaattataattttcgatttacttttaaaaagagggaaattgaaaaaaaaaaaattttttttcacaatatttcaattttttgaaattatgtataattattgaaaaaatcctaaatatttttaattgttcggttattttttatttcatttcattttttcataattttttccatccacaatcattttttatattctatcatattaatgtataatataaatatatataaatatatatccatatatatatacatatatgtatatacatatatatataataatatgtgtatatatatatatacatacatatgtatatatatacatatatatatatatatttatatatatatacaaattaacatatatatgtatattataattttcaatttacttcaaaaaagagggaaattgaaaaaaaaaattttttttcgacaatattccaatttttcaaaattatgtataataataggaaaatcctaaatattcccaattatccgcttatttttcgttttattttattttctcataattttttccattcacagttattttttatttcatcacattatttacctctgttaccttcatttatattctattatattaatgtacaatatgaatatatataaatataaatacacatatatatgtatatatacatatatatatatacataaatatatatatgtataatataaatatatatatatatataaatatatatatgtatatatacatatatatatatatatatatatatatatatatatatatatatgtatatatatatgtatatatatatatatatatatacgtatatacatatatatatgttgcGCCTGCCACATACACGCACTCGGTCTAGTATTAGAGCGAGGCAATGCTCGGCGTTTATCGCCCAATTTCGGAAATAATCCTCAGCGCGCTTTCCTCACTCCAGCGGGCAAAAACGAGAGCGAAGATCCTTCGCATCACCTCGCGGATAGTCAAAATCAACACACGCTAGAGAACCGTTATTGTAACCGCGCTATAACCGGATCTCCGTATCCACGCACCTGTAAAACCTAATAAACATCCTTTTATATTTCACCCATCGCACGCTCTAATACGTAGGATCCCAGTAATCCAGATCCCACATTGGTGACCCCGACGTGATATAGAAACGTTTTGCACTCGCGTGAATATTTCTGCCGGTTTCTCGCGATTCTTTTCCCGCGCCCGCGCGCCACGCCGAGTGTGCCCTTAGCGCGCTGAGAAATCGACTCCAGAACTTTTCGCCGCGCTTATTATTCGCTCCCACCGCAAAGGCGGAGACTCCAAGTGGTAGTGCGCGCATAAAATTTATTGCTGCTTTTCACGAGTGTCCGCGTGTTTTCCTCACCGCTCGCGCAAGGCTGAGCACCCAGAGACGTTGTGCTGCGTGAGTGAATTCATAGACACCTTGAGTGCTTAATCAGTGAGTGAAACCCCTCTCGTGCAGCAGTGCGAAGCACACGCGAATGATATACCAGGACGCTCTGGAAGACTCAGGAACAGGACCGGGAGAAGACCAAGAACCGAGCCAAGGAGAGTCAACGCTAAACGAAATGCAGGGTGATCAACCGCCGGCCCTGACGCCGAACCCCGTAAGGCTCAGGGTGCCGCCATTTTGCCCCGAACGACCAGCGCTCTGGTTCGCGCAACAGGAAGCGCAATTTCGAACGCAGGGTATTGTAACGGAAATCGGCCGATACTACCACACGATATCGAACATACCAACGCGTTACGCCGCGGAGGTAGAAAATCTTATCGTCACGCCCCCGGTAACCCTTCCGTACCAAGCGCTAAAAATAGCATTGATCGCGCGTTTTTCTCAATCGAGAgaagcaaaaattttacagctcCTCGACCGCGAAAGCCTTGGTGACCGCACACCATCAGCGCATTTACGCCATCTGCGTAGCCTCGTCCCTGACATAGACGAGGAAATTCTTAAAGCGCGCTGGCTATCACATCTCCCCGAAAATATTAGAATTTGCCTCGTGGCACAAAACAAATTAACGCTCACCGAGCTAAGCGAGACAGCCGATCGCGTACACGAGCAAGTAAACAAAGGCAATAATGTTTCGGCGGTATCAAGCCTCGAAGCTCAAATAGCCGCACTCACACGTCAAGTCGAACAGCTATCAAACCAAGGCCGCCGCaatcaaaacaaaatgagcaagaaaaaagaacgctCGCGTAGCCGTTCACGCAGCAAGTCGAGTACACGCGGACTCTCACCAACATCGAACATATGTTGGTACCACAAGAAATTCGGCAATTCCGCGAAGAAGTGCTTCCCAGCGGGATGTAAATTTCCGGGAAACGCCAGCGGGAGTCGTTAATGGCTGAAACCGATTCCCTCGCGGAACCCAGCCGCCTTTTCGTAAAAGACAGACCCACTGGAACGCAATTTTTGGTGGACACGGGATCTGATCTCTCGGTAATCCCCCCCGGAGGAGCCCCCGCGCGGAAAGCAAGGACAGGTTATCAATTACGCGCCGCAAACGGTTCGCCTATTGACACCTTCGGCTGGACCACAATGACACTCGACCTCAGTTTACGCAGAGACCTGTCATGGCGTTTCGTCGTGGCAGACGTCACGCGTCCCTTAATCGGCGCAGATTTCTTGAGCCACTTCGGGATTGCGGTGGATTTAAAAGGCCGCCGCCTTATCGACACCACGACAACGCTCACATCGCTAGGCTCGATCGCGCACATCGATCACGCCTCGGTCAAGGTCATCTCTTGCGACAACTCGCCgcaattcgaaaaaataatcgccGAGTTCCCCGATATCGTTAAACCAGACGGAGCCGTCCGTGACGTTAAACACAACACGTATCATTACATAAAAACGACGGACGGACCTCCAGTCTCGAGTAAAGCACGTCGTCTCGCGTCGGatcgtttgaaaatcgcgaaagaGGAGTTCGAGAGATTAATTAAGCTGGGCATCGCGCGCCGCTCCGACAGCCCCTGGTCGTCTCCTCTCCACCTCGTGCCCAAGAAATCCGGCGAATGGCGCCCGTGCGGTGACTACCGTCGTCTCAACGCTCGCACGACGCCCGATAGCTACCCCGTACGTTATCTGGAAGATTTTTGCGCGAACTGTCACGGTTGCCAAATATTTTCCGTCATCGATCTCGTGCGCGCATTCAACCAAATACCCGTCGCGCCCGAAGACGTCCCGAAGACCGCGATCATCACTCCGTTTGGTCTCTTCGAATTCCCGTTCATGACATTCGGACTTCGAAACGCCGCGCAAACCTTCCAACGGTTCATGGACGACGTCACCCGCGATCTCCCATTCGTGTTCGTGTACATCGACGACATTTTCGTCGCCTCGCGAGACGCGCAACAACACCGAGAACATCTCCGCATCGTGTTCGAACGCCTCCGACGGTACGGACTCGTCATAAACGCCGCGAAATCGTGTCTCGGTCAAACAGAAGTAAAATTCCTCGGTCACGCAGTCAACGCGCAAGGCATTAAACCGCTACCTGAACGCGTCGACGCGATCACCAACCTCAAGAAGCCTGAAAACATTAAGGGCCTGCGCAATTTTCTCGGTACGATAAATTTCTACCGAAAATTCATCAAACACGCGGCGGAAACACTCGCGCCTCTCAACCGCCTCCTGGAAGGATCCGAGGTCAAGGGCAAGACAAAAATCGCGTGGAACGCCGAGCTCGAAGACGcgttcgaaaaatcgaaacgagCCCTCGCCGACGCAACACTCCTCGTGCATCCAGACACGAACGCCGAGTGGGCAATCTTCGCAGATGCATCGGAACGAGCCATCGGAGCCGCCCTCCAACAGCACCGCCAAGGTCAATGGGAGCCGCTCGCGTTCTTCAGCAAGAAACTATCACCCTCCGCGCAAAAGATGTCGACGTACGATCGCGAACTCGAGGCAATCTACGAAGCCGTCAGACGCTTCCGACACCTTTTCGAAGGTCGGCACATCGCCATCTACACGGACCACAAGCCGCTAACTCACGCGTTCAACCAACGTCCCGAGCGCGCAACTCCGTGGCAATTTAGGCGACTCGACCTCGTCGGCCAATTCACCTCCGACATCCGACACGTATCCGGGTCAGAAAACGTCGTAGCAGACATGCTGTCGCGCGTCGACGCGATCGCAGCAGCAGTTTCGCCACAGGAGCTCGCGCAGTCTCAACGCGAAGACGACGAGCTACGCCAACTGCTAGAAAACAACAACCACGCGCTCGACCTCAGACGCCTCCGTTACCAGGACCCAGATGTGACTCTGTACTGTGATACTTCGTCAGGTACAGTGCGCCCGTACGTGCCCGCTCCCCTCAGGAAGCGAGTGTTCCATTCCTTACACTCAGCGGCACACCCCGGACAACGCGCGTCTCGACGCCTCATTGCTCAACGCTACGTATGGCCGTCGATCAACAAAGATTGCAACGAGTGGGCTCGATGCTGCGTGCCTTGCCAACGCAGCAAGATATCGCGACACACAGTCTCGCCCATTGCCAATTTCGAACCACCGTCTCGACGCTTCGAACACATCCACATCGATCTGGTCACGCTGCCGCCGTCGAAAGGCCGCACAAAATGCCTCACGATCGTGGACCGTTTCACGCGCTATCCAGCAGCCGTGCCGCTCGAAGACGGCTCAACAGAAAAAGTCGCTCACGCGCTAATGCTATCGTGGATTGCACACTTCGGCATTCCCTTGCGCATTACTTCAGACCTGGGAGGACAATTTGAGTCAAACTTATTCAAAAAACTCTCGGAACTCCTAGGCTTCAAACACAAACGCACAACGGCTTACCACCCGCAAGCTAACGGACTCGTAGAACGCCTCCACCGTCAGCTAAAAGCAGCGCTACTCTGTCACGAGGACACGTGGTACGACGCGCTTCCCGCCGTGCTACTCGGACTCCGAGCCGCGTACAAAGAGGACATCGAAGCGACTCCCGCTGAACTCGTCCTCGGCGAACCGATACGACTGCCAGGCGAATTCCTTGCGCCCTCAAGGCAAGACACGACCGCCCCCGAACTGGTACGGATGCTGAGGAAGAACTTCCAAGATCTGGCACCAGAACCCGCATCGCGCCACACACACCAGCGCATCTTTGTGCACCAAGACCTCGCAAACGCGTCACACGTCTTTATCCGAAATGACCAAGTGCGACCGTCATTCTCCGCCCCGTACGACGGCCCATACCCAGTCGTCGACAAGCACGAGAAATACTTCACTGTCAAACTACGTGGAAGAAACACGCCAGTTTCGATCGACAGATTGAAACCCGCGTATCTGCTGCTCGACGAACTCCCAAGCCAACACGACACGGCCGGACCGTCAGCATTGAGCGTACACCAGCCCGTCGCAAACAACGACGCCCCAACGACCGCGacttcaaaaaagaaaaaacaagtcCGACTCGCGCTGTAATTTCGTCTTACGCTCCATCCACGCACTCAACAAACCTGCACGCAAAAGacaaagaaataagaaataacccaaatttttatcttgccagttttttttttttttctttttctgtttccaGCTTGAAATACTACACAGTATTTCTCCAAGAAGGGGAGACATGTGGCGCCTGCCACATACACGCACTCGGTCTAGTATTGGAGCGAGGCAATGCTCGGCGTTTATCGCCCAATTTCGGAAATAATCCTCAGCGCGCTTTCCTCACTCCAGCGGGCAAAAACGAGAGCGAAGATCCTTCGCATCACCTCGCGGATAGTCAAAATCAACACACGCTAGAGAACCGTTATTGTAACCGCGCTATAACCGGATCTCCGTATCCACGCACCTGTAAAACCTAATAAACATCCTTTTATATTTCACCCATCGCACGCTTTAATACGTGGGATCCCAGTAATCCAGAtcccacatatatatatatatttacgtatatatatatatatatatatatatatatatatatatatatatatatatatatataaatatatatatgtatattataattttcaatttatttttgaaaagtggaaaattgaaaaaacaaatagatttctaacattatttcaattttctaaaattatgtataattattaggaaaatcctaaatatttctaattacccgcttatttttgattctattttattttttcataatttctttcattcataatcattttttattttattacatgatttaccttaattaccttcatttatattctattatatggatgtataatataaatatatgtgaataaatatatgtatatatatatatatatatataaatatgtatacttatattataatttgcaatttacttttgaaaagagaaaaattaaaagaaaaaaaaaatttttcacattctttcgattttttgaaattatgcgTAACTATTAgcaaaatcctaaatatttctaattatccgattatttattcttttgattcatttttcaatcattttctctatttataatcatttttcggttattcgcattttttacgctaaatatatatatgtatattctaatttttaaattacttttaaaaaaagggaaattagaaaaaaaatttgtcttcacattattttcattttttaaaaaaatgtataattattgaaaaaatcctaaatattttttgtcgtcttatttttcattttattttatttttttataattttttccatttactgtcattttttattttattacattatttacctccattacctttatttatagtctattatattaatgtataatatgaatatatataaatatatatacacatatatatgtatatatatatatacatacatatatatatacatatatacatgtatatatatatacatatatatatatacaaataaacatatatatgtatattctaattttcagtttacttttaaaaagagggaaatcaaaaaaaaaattttttttcacattatttcaattttctaagattatgtaaaattatttggaaaatcctgaatatttcgaatcatccgcttattttttattctatttcattttaccataatttctttcattcataatcattttttagtttattacaagatttacctcaattaccttcatttatattctattatatggatgtataatataaatataggtgaataaatatatgtatatgtacatatatatatatatatatatatatatacatatattataattttcaatttactgttaaaaagagaaaaattggaaaaaaaaatattttcgcattatttcaattttttgaaattatgtataatgattAGGAAAAACCTGAATATtgctaattatccgcttattttttattctatttcattctttcataatttctttcattcataatcattcttcatcttatcacattttttacgctaaatatatatatgtatgtcttaattttcaatttacttttggaaaaagggaaatttggaaaaaaaaatttattttcacattattttaatttttggggaatatgtatgattattagaaaaatcctaaatatttttgattatcgtcttattttttgttttgtttcattttttcataatttttttcattcacagtcattttttattttattacattatttacctctatcaccttcatttatattctattatatggctgtataatatgaatatatgtgaataaatatatatatctatattcatatatatatgtgaatatatatatgtatattataattttcaatttacttttaaaaagagggaaatggtaaaaaaaaaaaattttttcacattattttaattttttgaaatgatgtataattattagggaaatcttgaatatttctaatcatccgcttattctttattctattttattttttcataatttctttgattcataatcattatttattctattacatgatttaccttaattaccttcatttatattctattatattgatggataatataaatatatataaatataaatacacatatatatgtatatatatgtatatatacataaatatatatatgtatattataattttcaatttactttcaaaaagaggaaaattgaaaaaaaaaattttttctcacattattttaattttttgaaattatgtttaattattaggaaaatcctgaatatttctaatcatttcctcattttttattctatttcatattttcataatttctttcactcataatcatttttcattttattacatgatttaccttaattagcttcatttatattctattatatggatgtataatataaatatatgtgaataaatatatgtatatacatatatatataaatatatatactcatattataatttccgattcacttttgaaaagagggaaattgaaaaaaaaaaattttttcacattatttcaattttttaaaatcatgtataactatcagaaaaatcctaaatattttttatcaaccgctaatttttcattcaatttaatttttacataatttcttttattcataattatttttcattttattacatgattcacctcaattacctccattgatattctattatatgaatgtataatataaaaatatatatctatatatatatatatatatatatatatatgtatacatatatatatatatatatatatatatatatatatatatatatatatatacggatatatacatatatatatatgaatatatatatatatatgaatataaatccatatataaatatatatatgtatattatgatttttaatttacttttaaaaagaggaaaattgaagaaacgaatggttttcttacattatttcaattttctaaatttatgtataattattaggaaaatcctaaatattcctaattatctgcttatttttcattccatttcgttttttcataatttctttcattcataatcattctttattttattacattatttaccctaattaccttcatttacatTCCATTATACGGATGCATATTATGAATGTATGTCAAAAATATATGGATTTATGtatatgattatatatatatgtatattataattttcaatttacctttaaaaagagggaaattgaaaaaaaaaaatttttcccacaacatttcaatttttcaaaattatgtatcattattagaaaaatcctgaatatttttaattattcgcttatattttattttattccatttttttataatttctccattcacgatcatatattatattctattatattattgtataatataaatatatatatatacatgtgtatattataattttcaatttactttcaaaaagaggaaaagtgaaaaaaaaaaaaatttttctcagattatttcaattttttgaaattatgtataattattagcaaaatcctaaaaatttctaatcatccgcttattttttattttatttcatttttttataatttcttccattcataatcattttttattttattacatgatttacctcaattacctttatttatattctattatatggatgtatattataaatatatgtgaataaatatatgtatatacatatatatatatgtaaatatatatatgtatattataattttcaatttacttttaaaaagagggaaatggaaaaaaaaaaaatttttttcacattatttcaatttcttaaaatga is a window of Neodiprion lecontei isolate iyNeoLeco1 unplaced genomic scaffold, iyNeoLeco1.1 ptg000069l, whole genome shotgun sequence DNA encoding:
- the LOC124295734 gene encoding uncharacterized protein LOC124295734; amino-acid sequence: MIYQDALEDSGTGPGEDQEPSQGESTLNEMQGDQPPALTPNPVRLRVPPFCPERPALWFAQQEAQFRTQGIVTEIGRYYHTISNIPTRYAAEVENLIVTPPVTLPYQALKIALIARFSQSREAKILQLLDRESLGDRTPSAHLRHLRSLVPDIDEEILKARWLSHLPENIRICLVAQNKLTLTELSETADRVHEQVNKGNNVSAVSSLEAQIAALTRQVEQLSNQGRRNQNKMSKKKERSRSRSRSKSSTRGLSPTSNICWYHKKFGNSAKKCFPAGCKFPGNASGSR